One Bacillus sp. 1780r2a1 DNA segment encodes these proteins:
- a CDS encoding YtxH domain-containing protein, with protein sequence MKEENVKQVVNRGSKELLVGTIVGSVVGVATALLVAPKSGKELRASIQDQANQALAKTGQVKESVYAKGQDLKQRTARISQVVSEQSVQVVNKVKSLRPSTEELEAAATTERTDIEEETHEEVPTLEADSQVKQELENIETEVHELEQSVEEVK encoded by the coding sequence ATGAAAGAAGAAAACGTAAAACAAGTTGTAAACAGAGGTAGTAAAGAGCTTTTAGTAGGTACTATTGTAGGGAGCGTTGTGGGGGTTGCAACTGCGCTGTTAGTAGCTCCGAAATCTGGAAAAGAGCTCCGCGCTAGCATTCAAGATCAAGCTAATCAAGCATTAGCAAAAACTGGGCAAGTAAAAGAAAGCGTCTATGCAAAAGGACAAGACTTAAAACAACGTACTGCACGCATCTCACAAGTTGTATCAGAACAGTCTGTTCAAGTTGTAAACAAAGTAAAATCACTTCGTCCATCGACTGAAGAACTTGAAGCCGCTGCGACTACTGAACGTACAGATATCGAGGAAGAAACGCATGAAGAAGTCCCTACATTAGAAGCAGATAGTCAAGTAAAACAAGAGCTTGAGAACATCGAAACTGAAGTGCATGAATTAGAACAATCGGTTGAAGAAGTGAAATAA
- a CDS encoding sucrose-6-phosphate hydrolase, with amino-acid sequence MSTSKYRTVLEAGPGELEELKNKAKQDSWQPIYHIYPEYGLMNDPNGLIQLNGEYHVFYQWYPYGAIHGMKHWAHVKSKDLVNWERLPVAITPTEKYESHGAYSGGAIVKEGKGLLYYTGNVKYEDGSRTANQCIAILHEDGIVEKYSQNPAVEGVPNGYTGHVRDPKVWKENDMYYMLLGAQRENETGTLIVYESTDALDWQFKGEVKTKLPNFGYMWECPDYFKLDGKDVFVFSPQGIQAEGHNFHNIYNVIYAVGTFNLDELTFDMEYYREIDKGFDFYAPQTFEDETGRRLMFSWIGNPDVEYPSDQYGWAHALSLPRELSLEGTELVQKPVSELTKLRDDAVHFRGRLTDEEVIIDEATNNAYEIDMSFTNINASQVGLQLFNSKEETLMLVFDREKEEVRVDRSRFKHQYATDYGVIRTEKWLPTSSIDVRIFVDKSILEVYINGGKTVFTSRVFPQKDSKSAVTVFAKGEANYQIAYYGLSRGI; translated from the coding sequence ATGTCTACATCAAAATATCGAACGGTTCTAGAAGCCGGACCCGGCGAACTTGAAGAATTAAAAAACAAAGCGAAGCAGGATAGCTGGCAACCTATTTATCATATCTATCCTGAGTATGGCTTAATGAATGACCCAAATGGTTTAATTCAACTTAATGGAGAATATCATGTCTTTTACCAGTGGTATCCTTATGGAGCAATTCACGGCATGAAGCATTGGGCTCATGTAAAGTCAAAAGATTTAGTGAATTGGGAAAGACTTCCTGTAGCTATTACTCCAACCGAAAAGTATGAGTCACATGGAGCGTACTCTGGAGGTGCTATTGTAAAAGAGGGAAAAGGGTTGCTTTACTATACGGGAAATGTAAAGTATGAAGATGGATCTCGTACAGCAAATCAATGCATTGCTATCTTGCATGAAGACGGGATAGTAGAAAAGTATAGTCAGAATCCTGCAGTGGAAGGCGTTCCAAATGGTTACACTGGTCATGTTCGCGATCCAAAGGTATGGAAAGAAAACGACATGTACTACATGCTTTTAGGAGCGCAGCGTGAAAACGAAACGGGAACGTTAATTGTATACGAATCAACTGATGCGCTTGATTGGCAATTTAAAGGTGAAGTGAAAACAAAACTACCTAATTTTGGCTATATGTGGGAGTGTCCTGATTACTTTAAATTAGATGGCAAAGACGTTTTTGTCTTTTCACCTCAAGGGATTCAAGCAGAAGGTCATAATTTCCATAATATCTATAATGTTATTTATGCCGTAGGCACATTTAACCTAGATGAGCTAACGTTTGATATGGAATACTATCGTGAAATCGACAAAGGTTTTGACTTTTATGCTCCTCAAACGTTTGAAGATGAAACAGGAAGGCGTTTAATGTTTTCCTGGATTGGAAATCCAGACGTAGAATATCCATCTGATCAATATGGTTGGGCTCATGCTTTATCCCTTCCTCGTGAGCTTTCGTTGGAAGGAACAGAATTAGTTCAAAAGCCTGTCTCGGAGTTAACAAAACTAAGGGACGATGCGGTTCATTTTCGCGGTCGTTTAACAGATGAAGAAGTTATTATTGATGAAGCTACGAACAATGCCTATGAAATAGATATGAGCTTCACCAATATTAATGCTTCTCAAGTAGGCTTACAGCTTTTTAACAGCAAAGAAGAGACGCTAATGCTTGTTTTTGATCGTGAAAAAGAGGAAGTGCGAGTAGATCGTTCTCGTTTTAAGCATCAATACGCTACGGATTACGGGGTTATAAGAACGGAAAAATGGTTGCCAACTTCTTCTATAGATGTTCGCATTTTCGTTGATAAAAGCATTTTAGAAGTGTATATTAACGGAGGAAAAACAGTATTTACTTCACGCGTATTTCCACAAAAAGACTCAAAGTCTGCAGTTACGGTATTTGCAAAAGGCGAAGCAAATTATCAAATTGCCTACTATGGTTTATCAAGAGGAATTTAG
- a CDS encoding DoxX family protein, giving the protein MKGYAIGTFFIRIVLGLTFFIHGLSKFQGGIEGTVGFFDSLGIPGFIAYVVAVIELIGGVAVIVGLGTRIVAALFVFVMLGAIFTAKLGAPFLGGYELDIALLAMSLHLVFAGSGTLSLDHLLKKEESYS; this is encoded by the coding sequence ATGAAGGGTTATGCAATTGGTACATTTTTTATACGGATTGTATTAGGTTTAACATTTTTTATTCATGGTCTAAGTAAGTTCCAAGGTGGAATTGAGGGAACTGTAGGTTTTTTTGACAGCCTTGGTATTCCTGGTTTTATAGCATATGTAGTAGCAGTTATTGAATTAATTGGTGGAGTTGCTGTTATCGTCGGACTAGGTACACGAATTGTTGCAGCGCTGTTTGTTTTCGTTATGCTAGGAGCTATTTTTACAGCGAAGCTAGGAGCTCCATTCTTAGGTGGATATGAGTTAGATATTGCACTGCTAGCTATGTCTTTACATCTTGTCTTTGCAGGAAGTGGAACATTATCTTTAGATCATCTTTTGAAGAAAGAAGAAAGCTATTCGTAA
- a CDS encoding PCYCGC domain-containing protein encodes MKYGRWIILGVVSTSMVLTGCGKEKSISDHASHSHHETETIADIREETKSNEILPTFLNDKDENMKVVYRSVGKHKELLEKIPCYCGCGDTAGHTSSYDCFIYENKTSGAVVWDDHATRCGICLDIAAQSVIEYSQGKSIKQIRKDIDEKYKKGYGKPTPTPEI; translated from the coding sequence ATGAAGTATGGGAGATGGATAATTTTAGGGGTTGTTAGTACAAGTATGGTACTTACGGGATGTGGAAAAGAGAAGAGCATTAGTGACCATGCATCTCATTCACATCATGAAACTGAAACGATAGCGGACATTCGCGAAGAAACAAAGAGTAATGAAATTTTACCAACGTTTTTAAATGATAAAGACGAAAATATGAAAGTTGTATATCGCTCAGTTGGTAAACACAAGGAGCTTCTTGAAAAGATTCCTTGTTACTGCGGATGTGGTGATACAGCAGGTCACACAAGCAGTTACGATTGTTTTATTTATGAAAACAAGACAAGTGGAGCTGTTGTATGGGATGATCACGCAACAAGGTGTGGGATATGTCTAGACATTGCTGCGCAGTCAGTAATTGAATACAGCCAAGGTAAAAGTATAAAGCAAATTCGAAAAGATATTGATGAGAAATATAAAAAAGGATATGGAAAACCTACTCCAACTCCTGAGATATAG